Proteins from one Elgaria multicarinata webbii isolate HBS135686 ecotype San Diego chromosome 3, rElgMul1.1.pri, whole genome shotgun sequence genomic window:
- the LOC134395336 gene encoding CMRF35-like molecule 5 encodes MKVLKLLPLLDWVLLPGFTSALTGPPTVAGFLGRSLSVVCPYAKGYQTYVKYWCRGANWDYCSTVVATKGTEEEVKAGRTLIKDNHARREFTVTLEILTQQDAGFYWCAIGRRGIDLGFLINIIVNPDSEEKLPPSPPPTDYPSYVPFPILIGLKMILLICLVFAIIWMHRWSGWASDKVILETPPQELELHGEVQHIYHTSVVTSQSRELHGGICMRGKPTRRCNEPTQARQAALPPAQSWLELGMADKSATKPNEFSFQ; translated from the exons ATGAAGGTGTTGAAGCTGTTGCCTCTTCTGGATTGGGTGCTACTTCCAG GTTTTACATCTGCACTGACAGGACCTCCAACAGTGGCTGGATTCCTTGGCAGGTCACTGTCTGTGGTGTGTCCATACGCTAAAGGCTATCAGACGTATGTTAAATATTGGTGCCGAGGAGCCAATTGGGACTATTGTAGCACGGTTGTTGCGACCAAAGGAACAGAGGAAGAGGTGAAAGCGGGCAGAACTTTAATCAAGGACAATCATGCACGTCGTGAATTCACAGTGACGCTGGAGATCCTCACACAGCAAGACGCTGGGTTTTACTGGTGTGCCATAGGCAGAAGAGGGATCGATCTTGGATTCCTTATAAATATTATTGTTAACCCAG ATTCAGAAGAAAAATTACCACCCAGCCCTCCTCCCACAGA TTACCCATCCTATGTGCCCTTTCCTATTTTGATCGGCTTGAAAATGATCCTGCTCATTTGTCTGGTCTTTGCAATCATCTGGATGCATAGATGGAGCGGATGGGCCTCCGACAAAGTAATACTAGAGACACCACCACAAGAGCTTGAACTCCATGGGGAAGTGCAACACATTTATCACACCTCTGTTGTAACCAGCCAGTCTCGTGAGTTACACGGCGGCATTTGCATGAGAG GAAAACCGACAAGAAGATGCAATGAACCTACGCAAGCAAGACAGGCTGCCCTTCCCCCAGCACAAAGTTGGTTGGAATTAGGGATGGCAGATAAATCTGCAAcgaaaccaaatgagttcagttttCAATGA